A portion of the Lolium rigidum isolate FL_2022 chromosome 1, APGP_CSIRO_Lrig_0.1, whole genome shotgun sequence genome contains these proteins:
- the LOC124683520 gene encoding uncharacterized protein LOC124683520 isoform X2 produces the protein MGDRGDRLTPACSDWHKKNWNECLCSDTTLQSYGYSYTGRPSIYLTEVINGGGKDLEGPYELLLLVMLGSEVIGKIFLVSPHLGDPCLTEDPKTLQSYGYSYSLLGSYMCPDLCNY, from the exons ATGGGTGATCGTGGTGATCGCCTCACTCCGGCTTGCAGTGAT TGGCATAAAAAGAATTGGAATGAATGCTTATGTTCAGATACGACCCTTCAAAGTTATGGATATTCCTACACAG GGCGCCCCTCAATTTACCTTACAGAGGTAATCAACGGTGGTGGCAAGGATTTGGAAGGTCCATATGAGCTCCTCCTTCTGGTGATGTTAGGCAGTGAGGTGATTGGAAAGATCTTCCTTGTCTCTCCACATCTGGGTGACCCATGCCTAACTGAAGATCCTAAGACCCTTCAAAGCTACGGATATTCCTACAG TCTGCTAGGTTCCTACATGTGTCCAGATCTATGTAACTATTGA
- the LOC124683520 gene encoding uncharacterized protein LOC124683520 isoform X1 encodes MGDRGDRLTPACSDWHKKNWNECLCSDTTLQSYGYSYTEPGRPSIYLTEVINGGGKDLEGPYELLLLVMLGSEVIGKIFLVSPHLGDPCLTEDPKTLQSYGYSYSLLGSYMCPDLCNY; translated from the exons ATGGGTGATCGTGGTGATCGCCTCACTCCGGCTTGCAGTGAT TGGCATAAAAAGAATTGGAATGAATGCTTATGTTCAGATACGACCCTTCAAAGTTATGGATATTCCTACACAG AACCAGGGCGCCCCTCAATTTACCTTACAGAGGTAATCAACGGTGGTGGCAAGGATTTGGAAGGTCCATATGAGCTCCTCCTTCTGGTGATGTTAGGCAGTGAGGTGATTGGAAAGATCTTCCTTGTCTCTCCACATCTGGGTGACCCATGCCTAACTGAAGATCCTAAGACCCTTCAAAGCTACGGATATTCCTACAG TCTGCTAGGTTCCTACATGTGTCCAGATCTATGTAACTATTGA
- the LOC124683520 gene encoding uncharacterized protein LOC124683520 isoform X3 produces the protein MGDRGDRLTPACSDWHKKNWNECLCSDTTLQSYGYSYTEPGRPSIYLTEVINGGGKDLEGPYELLLLVMLGSEVIGKIFLVSPHLGDPCLTEDPKTLQSYGYSYRSM, from the exons ATGGGTGATCGTGGTGATCGCCTCACTCCGGCTTGCAGTGAT TGGCATAAAAAGAATTGGAATGAATGCTTATGTTCAGATACGACCCTTCAAAGTTATGGATATTCCTACACAG AACCAGGGCGCCCCTCAATTTACCTTACAGAGGTAATCAACGGTGGTGGCAAGGATTTGGAAGGTCCATATGAGCTCCTCCTTCTGGTGATGTTAGGCAGTGAGGTGATTGGAAAGATCTTCCTTGTCTCTCCACATCTGGGTGACCCATGCCTAACTGAAGATCCTAAGACCCTTCAAAGCTACGGATATTCCTACAG ATCTATGTAA